In Agelaius phoeniceus isolate bAgePho1 chromosome 14, bAgePho1.hap1, whole genome shotgun sequence, a single genomic region encodes these proteins:
- the RAP2C gene encoding ras-related protein Rap-2c, with translation MREYKVVVLGSGGVGKSALTVQFVTGTFIEKYDPTIEDFYRKEIEVDSSPSVLEILDTAGTEQFASMRDLYIKNGQGFILVYSLVNQQSFQDIKPMRDQIVRVKRYEKVPLILVGNKVDLESEREVPSAEGRALAQEWGCPFMETSAKSKTMVDELFAEIVRQMNYASLPEKQDQCCTTCIVQ, from the exons ATGCGGGAGTACaaggtggtggtgctgggcagCGGGGGGGTGGGGAAGTCCGCCCTGACGGTGCAGTTCGTCACCGGGACCTTCATCGAGAAGTACGACCCCACCATTGAGGACTTCTACCGCAAGGAGATCGAGGTGGACTCGTCCCCCTCGGTGCTGGAGATCCTGGACACGGCGGGCACCGAGCAGTTCGCCTCCATGCGCGACCTCTACATCAAGAACGGGCAGGGATTCATCCTCGTCTACAGCCTGGTCAACCAGCAGTCCTTCCAG gacatcaagccCATGAGGGACCAGATTGTCCGGGTGAAGAGATACGAGAAAGTCCCTCTGATCCTGGTGGGGAATAAAGTGGATCTGGAGTCGGAGAGGGAAGTCCCGTCTGCAGAAGGCAGAGCCCTGGCTCAGGAGTGGGGCTGTCCCTTCATGGAGACGTCAGCCAAGAGCAAAACAATGGTGGATGAACTGTTTGCTGAGATCGTCAGGCAAATGAACTATGCCTCCCTGCCTGAAAAACAAGATCAATGTTGTACAACTTGCATCGTCCAGTGA